One region of Erythrolamprus reginae isolate rEryReg1 chromosome 8, rEryReg1.hap1, whole genome shotgun sequence genomic DNA includes:
- the NEXMIF gene encoding LOW QUALITY PROTEIN: neurite extension and migration factor (The sequence of the model RefSeq protein was modified relative to this genomic sequence to represent the inferred CDS: inserted 2 bases in 2 codons; deleted 1 base in 1 codon): MDDQQDKECASEDQETILINGVKEDESSHLDGDDKPLRGAADAAGPFLSVTSAGAAAQKESRSQPAPTSKKACWLSPPSPLRLADVPDHISDDSSSVHAISLTSCVTKGMSTWSLPGDCEKAPFTMMEPGSMSAFTGDCLMQPSRTCLGCFIESKDSLDPEPGISLKVGDINRDYDTCSVSDIGIHCMSTGETMRYGDQLLSDQLLSFPVHKSRAADKREAEKSDSDLEDPTQKNYYEGLLDKCNGEEPLLTNPNQEWGYFESFISESKIELLDLCSKNELSVNLFSEEDVDNYMFDDDDSTLGSDVCSLKIRYESFQDNVKEKTGGLQEDTQFNFFPSVFSGCPKRDSRTALKRGPRGATDPSQFKSEETIIWGEEEGDGQQQEEEEEEEEEEDEEGGESEKVALNKSCTSTELVQYISPKRNHFLELVNSTEDSGESSDDSTCTESSFDVLQDLKDCNKYLPRDHSSSFIQQNYGLRAKRKVRYSEDYLYDVDSIESEKIVDKKEWIPDGPKEEDDDDWCPKKRRKVSRKEPPVIIKYIIINRFKGEKHMLIKLGKVDSSEVTVTLSEELLSKYARLAPLKSFWQERWQTRLDFLKSALYNKQSFYLNGSEVAFLSHPRKRKGKIAHRHRIQRIKAIEQPVGKGGSCLTESKQLCCRITGEEGGLKGIQAMAIAAPSCVNGLHLSDIAGLALPRGKAQEREFKGPERKVLRRIKFKSEARLKCKRLKAATALAEVSAALENPESATGLKDESVPCAADGSPLAQSQEDKLAKNALAFLPTTCTSDKPAGSANLAASVPLIPGGYLQTLLDASDLSHSTGITYFSPAPSEQQQQETLPSLIQAEKAFCGLQPAQSCILSPPSESELQQSPSPLEIEPSNFQSVWPAGKPGSPGTQGFAGQLPDASLLSEFGNCAGSDGLPASGYNQVHLSNNKLLYQKKFLLEVQQLQSDDSYQSCPFSNREGNFPFQRGTLSTDDGXLVSFDSVGSLSAASSNYSSLSLKSCEKDGDDEIADDFLAHCSPKLVIQQSIDEITPLKESTDLLDISNFTPDKFRQSSLSEMSPPDTPNLSPQIAGPETKTLGNAKCFPDGSQVGLSNTEKVNWNCGVLQAQTQADNGFTLNSHQFQFHMFTDEDSVSLLEKNPSLSTFNEPSAQVSTNSKATKSKRRSSSNKNLGANQSPTQKNVRKKSPKXNKGSEKAPSRNSRQSPKTSRKGKNGAGVNGEKTLALGDRVAGLLNSSNSSSKTLIESIQQGSPNALRIGKPNGLSGEWPVGKDSCGGWSETSIGSANSLLDDDQREFEEPSNILSNIASGMADVQRFMMASIEPLWGPVGHSDASDLFRSPESNSLKLKTLKILAGTSPESKKKVNGSSSGAGRNHKSGNKGLSKTGSRAAPGDPGRSSSSAGYATDIHSPFFDKSYSNLSTLAKNEPTHKKLYRHKSTSKSLRDENCKVKRAEREQGHKDPSTVVSFEKLRDTDYILLKAETAFGGFPVFGEAAFF, from the exons ATGGATGACCAACAAGATAAGGAATGTGCCTCGGAAGACCAAGAAACCATCCTGATTAATGGGGTGAAAGAGGATG AATCGAGCCATCTGGATGGTGACGACAAACCCCTCCGTGGGGCAGCGGATGCTGCAGGCCCCTTCCTGTCCGTGACCTCCGCAGGAGCCGCCGCTCAGAAAGAGAGCCGATCCCAGCCGGCCCCGACGTCCAAGAAGGCCTGTTGGCTGAGCCCTCCTTCCCCGCTGAGGCTGGCCGATGTCCCCGACCACATTTCCGATGACTCCTCCTCCGTCCACGCCATATCCCTCACCTCATGCGTCACCAAGGGCATGAGCACCTGGTCCCTGCCGGGAGACTGTGAAAAGGCCCCCTTCACCATGATGGAGCCCGGAAGCATGTCCGCCTTCACCGGCGACTGCCTGATGCAGCCGAGTCGGACCTGCCTAGGTTGCTTTATCGAGTCGAAAGACAGCCTGGACCCGGAACCCGGCATAAGCCTGAAAGTGGGCGACATAAACAGGGATTACGACACCTGTTCGGTCTCCGACATTGGGATCCACTGTATGAGCACAGGCGAGACCATGAGGTACGGGGACCAGCTGCTTTCTGACCAGCTTCTAAGCTTCCCCGTGCATAAATCGAGAGCAGCCGACAAACGGGAGGCAGAGAAATCCGACAGTGACTTGGAGGATCCGACCCAGAAAAACTATTATGAGGGACTCTTGGACAAGTGCAATGGGGAGGAGCCTTTACTAACCAACCCCAACCAAGAGTGGGGTTATTTTGAATCTTTCATCAGTGAAAGCAAAATCGAGCTCCTTGACCTCTGCTCCAAAAACGAGCTGTCTGTCAATCTGTTTTCCGAGGAGGATGTGGACAATTACATGTTTGATGATGACGATTCGACCTTGGGAAGTGATGTCTGCTCTTTAAAGATTCGTTACGAATCCTTCCAGGACAATGTGAAGGAGAAAACGGGGGGGTTGCAAGAGGACACCCAGTTTAACTTCTTCCCCAGTGTGTTTAGTGGCTGCCCCAAAAGGGACAGTAGGACTGCTCTAAAAAGGGGACCCCGGGGGGCAACTGATCCTTCCCAGTTCAAATCTGAGGAGACCATTATctggggggaagaggagggggatggacagcagcaggaggaggaggaagaagaggaagaggaggaagacgaagAGGGAGGTGAAAGTGAGAAAGTTGCCTTAAACAAATCTTGCACCAGTACAGAACTTGTACAGTACATCAGTCCCAAAAGAAATCACTTCTTGGAACTGGTGAACTCCACTGAGGACTCGGGGGAGTCCAGCGATGACAGCACCTGCACCGAGTCGTCTTTTGATGTGCTTCAAGACTTGAAGGACTGCAACAAGTATCTCCCCCGGGACCACTCCAGCTCCTTCATCCAACAGAATTACGGCCTGCGAGCCAAAAGGAAAGTGCGATACAGCGAAGACTACCTTTACGACGTGGATTCCATCGAGAGTGAGAAGATCGTGGACAAGAAGGAGTGGATCCCAGATGGTCCCAAGGAAGAGGACGACGACGACTGGTGTCCCAAGAAGAGGCGGAAAGTTTCTCGCAAGGAGCCCCCCGTCATCATCAAGTACATCATCATCAACCGGTTCAAAGGAGAGAAGCACATGTTGATCAAGCTTGGCAAAGTCGATTCCAGCGAGGTGACGGTGACCTTGAGCGAGGAGTTGCTGAGCAAATATGCCCGGTTGGCCCCCCTGAAGTCGTTTTGGCAGGAGAGGTGGCAGACCCGGCTCGACTTCCTCAAATCCGCCCTCTACAACAAACAGAGTTTCTATCTCAACGGCTCCGAGGTGGCTTTCCTGTCCCACCCACGCAAGCGCAAGGGCAAGATAGCCCACCGGCACCGCATCCAGAGGATCAAGGCCATTGAGCAGCCCGTGGGCAAGGGTGGCTCTTGCTTGACAGAATCCAAGCAGCTCTGTTGCAGAATCACAGGTGAGGAAGGGGGCCTGAAGGGGATCCAGGCCATGGCCATTGCGGCCCCCAGCTGCGTCAATGGCCTCCACCTGAGCGACATCGCTGGCCTGGCCCTCCCTCGAGGCAAAGCCCAGGAGAGGGAATTCAAAGGGCCCGAGAGGAAAGTCTTGCGCAGGATCAAGTTCAAAAGCGAGGCCAGGTTGAAATGCAAGCGACTCAAAGCTGCCACCGCTCTGGCTGAAGTTTCGGCAGCCTTGGAGAACCCAGAGTCGGCCACAGGGTTAAAGGACGAAAGCGTGCCTTGCGCTGCAGATGGCTCACCTCTCGCACAGAGCCAGGAGGACAAACTGGCGAAAAATGCCCTTGCCTTCCTTCCCACCACCTGCACTTCAGACAAGCCAGCCGGGTCTGCTAATCTGGCAGCCAGCGTGCCCCTCATCCCTGGGGGGTACCTGCAAACATTACTAGATGCCTCCGACTTGTCCCACAGCACTGGGATCACGTACTTCAGTCCTGCCCCctcggagcagcagcagcaggagaccCTCCCCAGCCTCATTCAAGCAGAGAAGGCCTTCTGTGGCTTGCAGCCTGCCCAGAGCTGCATTTTGTCCCCACCGTCTGAATCGGAGCTGCAGCAGTCCCCGAGTCCCCTGGAGATCGAACCCAGCAACTTCCAAAGTGTTTGGCCGGCTGGCAAGCCAGGCAGCCCGGGCACTCAGGGCTTTGCTGGGCAGCTCCCAGACGCCTCCCTGCTTTCAGAGTTCGGAAACTGTGCAGGATCGGATGGCCTGCCAGCCTCAGGATACAACCAGGTCCATCTGAGCAACAACAAATtattataccaaaaaaaattcCTCCTGGAGGTCCAGCAGTTGCAGTCCGATGACTCCTACCAGTCTTGTCCTTTCAGTAACCGAGAGGGGAATTTCCCCTTCCAGCGGGGCACGCTCAGCACCGATGACG GACTCGTGAGCTTCGATTCAGTGGGCTCCCTTTCCGCCGCCTCTAGCAACTACAGCTCTTTGAGTTTAAAGTCTTGCGAGAAGGACGGAGATGACGAAATTGCGGATGACTTCTTGGCCCACTGCAGCCCCAAACTGGTGATTCAGCAAAGCATTGATGAAATCACGCCCTTGAAGGAGTCCACCGATCTTCTGGATATTTCTAACTTCACCCCCGACAAGTTCCGCCAGTCGTCCTTATCGGAAATGTCTCCTCCGGATACCCCCAACCTTTCCCCGCAGATTGCCGGGCCGGAAACTAAAACCTTAGGGAATGCGAAGTGTTTCCCAGACGGCTCCCAAGTGGGGTTAAGCAACACCGAGAAGGTGAACTGGAACTGTGGCGTTCTTCAAGCT CAGACCCAGGCGGATAATGGATTCACTTTAAATAGTCATCAGTTTCAGTTCCATATGTTCACCGATGAGGATTCTGTCAGCCTCCTCGAAAAAAACCCATCCTTGTCAACTTTTAATGAGCCATCTGCCCAAGTTAGCACCAATAGCAAAGCGACAAAATCCAAGAGGAGAAGTTCAAGTAATAAAAATTTGGGTGCCAACCAAAGCCCAACCCAGAAAAATGTTAGGAAAAAATCCCCAA CCAACAAAGGCTCTGAAAAGGCCCCCAGCAGAAATTCTAGGCAGTCTCCCAAAACCTCAAGGAAAGGGAAGAACGGGGCAGGAGTGAATGGAGAAAAGACCCTCGCCCTGGGTGACAGAGTAGCTGGTCTCTTGAACAGTTCAAACTCCTCGTCAAAAACGCTGATTGAGTCCATCCAGCAGGGCAGCCCGAACGCCCTGCGGATAGGGAAGCCCAACGGTCTGTCCGGGGAATGGCCGGTGGGGAAGGACAGTTGTGGCGGCTGGTCCGAAACCAGCATAGGAAGTGCCAACAGCCTTCTTGACGATGATCAAAGAGAATTTGAGGAGCCGTCCAACATTTTGTCAAACATCGCATCTGGCATGGCAGATGTTCAGAGGTTTATGATGGCTTCCATCGAGCCCTTGTGGGGGCCTGTCGGCCACAGCGATGCCTCTGATCTCTTCCGGTCGCCCGAATCAAACAGCCTGAAATTGAAAACTCTTAAGATCCTGGCTGGCACGTCTCCCGAGTCCAAGAAGAAGGTCAACGGCAGCTCTTCGGGAGCGGGACGCAACCACAAGTCGGGGAACAAGGGCTTGAGTAAAACTGGCAGCCGAGCTGCTCCGGGCGATCCGGGACGTTCCAGTTCATCCGCTGGCTACGCCACAGACATTCATTCTCCTTTTTTTGATAAAAGCTATAGTAACCTGAGCACTTTAGCCAAAAATGAACCTACCCATAAAAAGCTCTACCGACACAAATCCACGTCAAAGTCCCTGCGTGACGAGAACTGCAAAGTCAAGCGGGCAGAGAGAGAACAGGGCCACAAAGACCCAAGCACAGTAGTTTCCTTTGAAAAACTGAG AGATACAGACTACATTCTTCTTAAGGCAGAAACAGCCTTTGGGGGTTTCCCTGTGTTTGGAGAAGCTGCCTTTTTTTAG